The DNA window TGATGTCCCAACGCAATCTTCGTCGCCCCAATTCGCTTAGAGATACATTCATAGAACTGATATCGCGCTTGTCGTGCTGCCACTTCAGCGGAGAGTTTCTGATCCCACATCAGTTGTGGCACATCAATTCTTATGCTTGAAATCGGGATACCCAACTGATCTGCCTGTTCTGCGACATACACCGCATCCCCCGCCGAATCCTCGCGAAAACCGTGGTCGAGGTGAGCGACATGGAGTTGGCAATCGAGTTGATGACGTAGTGTGTGCAAAGCGTAAAGCAAGGCAAGTGAATCAACACCGCCAGAAACACCGACAAGCACTGTTTCCCTTGGTTGGATCATCTGGTGTTGAGTGATAAAGCGGTGGGTGCGTTGCACAAAGCCAGCGGCCATGACAGAATCTCGAATCAAAAGAAAGTGCCGAGCAGCTCAGAGAAACCGAGTTTTTTCTTGAAAACTCGGTTTCTTTGCACTGTTTCTTAACATGAGCAAAAATAAAAAAGCCGCGCTAGGCGGCTAGATAATTCAGGGGCTCTCATAATTCAGCCAAGATCCTGTAGGAGCGATCTCCGAATCGCGACTCCCACAGAGAATATTTATGAGCACCCCTCAGATAAGTGCTTATGAGTGCCGGTGTGGAGAGTTGAACTCCAGACAGCACGATTATGAGTCGTGTGCTCTACCACTGAGCTACACCGGCATAAGAAAAAAGGGAAATGCACCTGAACAAGCACATTTCCCGTGGGCTTTCCTGTCTCCAATAAAACCAAATATGGTTGCAGGGGAGGGATTTGAACCCCCGTCCTCCGGGTTATGAGCCCGACGAGCTACCAGACTGCTCTACCCTGCGCCAAGTTTTATAGATTTCTTAGTATCGCATACCGCCATTTTTCGCTTTTTGCCGTTGTTTCCGAGCTATGGGAAAAATTTTGGGGCTTTATTCCCCAACCTTTATTATTTCCCGGGATCCATCATCGCGCTTAACAGCAACAAGGGTGTAACGCTTACCATTGATGCTTGCATTTTCGATACGTATATCGCCGCCCGCTGTGAAGAGCAGAAATTGCGCTGTCCCGTCCTCAAAAACCGAAAGCGTCGCATCGGTCCCAGGGTAAGTACAGCTTTCGCCTGGTTGAATAATATTACCAACTTTACAGTCGGTATCACGCGTTGGCAAAGTAATATCAGACGGTGGCGGCGTAACACCACCAATTGACGATGGAACTATGTCAACTGTCTCGGTGCGTCGTTCTATGATGTTTATGCCCTTATTGGTCCAAGAAATTGTGAGGTCGAGCGGACCATGTGAAAAATCCGATATTGTACGCTCGTTGCCAGAACCTCTGACGGTCCCATCACTAGCTGTTACATGACCTGGGTCATCGTCAAAGGTCACTGTGACAGTACTATTTTGTGTGATACCAGTAATAGTTTCTTCAGTTGCTTCATCTTCACCACAACCAATCATGCAAACAGCCAACAAGCCTATAACTATAGCAGCAGTTTTAGACCATCGGTACATTTTCCTCCCTCCCTATTGAAATTTAGGACAGCGACTGCTTTTTTGTTGTCTTTATAGGAACAACGATCATTATTTGCTACAGTCCCCAATCGGTGCCCTACCGGAAGTCTGATAGTGTTTATCCAATTGTGTAACTCAAAATGGTGGGCGAGGAGGGATTTGAACCCTCACACCCATTTACGGGCGATGGATTTTAAGTCCATTGTGTCTGCCATTCCACCACTCGCCCGCGGCAACCCTATTGTAATAGATCCCCTCCGCTTTGTCAAGGTTTTTTTCCTAATTTACAGGGCAATCGCATATAAATAGTGTGTAGAACTTTGGTACATGACAATGGAAATCTAATCGTAGCCACAGGTTCCTAACCCGCGATCGCCCCAGTTTAAGATACTTCGATTTCATTGAGGGTAGGTTGCAGCGCAGCGAAAATCTCAATCCATTGGAGCTCTGCGCCGCAGCAGTGGCTAACCTAGGTGCTAATTGTCTCTATAACAGATACAATATCGGTTCGGTTAGGAAACCGCACCTACCGGGGGGGCGAAAGTGTCTATTTATTTTTAGAATTCACTATAATTCCAAGGTAGGGACAATTTACCCATTTTCGTGTGTAAAATGTGTAATTTTCATTGTCACGTGGAAAACACAACCTTTTTTAATCTCGTTCATGTTAAAAAATCGTGCTACAGAAACCGTAGGGAACAACGATCGTTTTTCCTTACTGCTTACAAGACCGTAGATCCCGATCGGATCGGGGTATCACGTTTCATGCTTTTTGCAGTTGACTTTCGTATACTAGCGTGGCATACTTTTCACTAGAGACCCATCCAATTTTCTAATGAGGAGGAGTAACGACAACTTATGGAACTTACTTACGCACAAAAACAGGAAATCTTCAAGAACGGGTTTGTCAAGGTTCCTGGTGTTGTGCCACAAGTGATGGTGGAGTCAGCCCTCCGGGGAATCAATAATTCGGTCGGTGAAGGGATGAACACCGACGAAATGGTGACCTTCCGATCGAGATCGTACTGTCCAGAACTTCAGGGATCACCCATCATCACGGATCTGCTAAACCGAACACCCGCGTGGGAGTTGGCGGAATCTGCAATCGGGGTCGGAAAAATTATTCGTCCAAAGGGAGGACAAATCGCACTCCGGTTTCCAAGTATACAAGACCCGCCGCCGAAACCGGGCGGCCACCTTGATGGAATGTACTCGCCGCACAACGGTGTCCCCAAAGGCGTAATCCGCAACTTCACAATGCTGGTGGGTGTGTACCTCAGCCATGTGCCGCAGCCATACTCTGGCAATTTCACCGTATGGCCCGGGACACATCACGTCTACGAGAAATATTTTCAGGAACACGGGCCCGAATCACTCCTTGACGGGATGCCGCCGGTCGAATTGCCGGAGCCACATCAAATCACCGGGGAGCCCGGCGATGTCATTATAGCGCACTACCAGATTGCGCATACTGCGGCAGCCAATGTCTCACCACACGCGCGATACGCAATCTTCTTCCGCTTGCGTCATGTCGATCACCCCGATTACCGACCTGAAGCGATGACCGATATCTGGTTGGAGTGGGAGGGGATGCAGGACATTGTGGCAGCGTAATTGGCATGTTAATTCTCACCCTCTCCTATTAGCACAGAAAAGCCAAGAACGCGACAATTCCTCGTAACATTCTTGGGTTATCATTACAAAGATAATATATGCTGCTGCCCAAAGTTCCATCGGTGTGATAAATCTATCCGTTGTCCTAGAAAAATATGGTTCAAGAGTTTAATGAACCAATGAACTAATGAACCATTGAACCAAAGAAAGGAGAACCCGTGTCAGAACAACTCGCAATCCACGGTGGCCAACCGATAATTCCAGAAGGAACGATTAAACCTTGGCCCCACATTACCGATGCGGATCGGCAGGCGGTGATGGAAGTGCTGTCCAGCGACAGTATCAACGAACAGCGTAAGATTCAGTCCGAAGCATTGTCCCAAGAATGGGCAGCGACCAACAGCGGTACCGCCGCACTCCACATGTGCATCGCCGCTTTGGGAATCGAACCGGGCGACGAGGTGATCGTTCCAGCCTTTACATTCTGGGCAACGGCAGCTGCTGTCCTTCACCACAACGCTATCCCAATCTTTGCTGACATCGATCCCAAGACATTCTGCATCGACCCTGCACAGATTGAAGCCAAACTCTCGGAACGGACGAAAGCGGTGATCGCCGTTCACATCCACGGGATGCCGGCGGATATGGACGGAGTCCTCGCGATTGCTAAGCAACACGGACTCAAAGTCATTGAGGATGCTGCCCAAGCACACGGTTCAAGGTATAAAGGCATGCCGTGCGGTGCGATTGGGGATGTCGCAGGGTTCAGCACGCAGATGTCAAAAACACTGACGACAGGCAGCGAGGGCGGTCTATTCGTCACCGACGATGAGAATTACCACAAACAAGCAGCGCTGCTACAATACTTCGGCGAATTGGTTGTGCCGGGCAGAGAACGGCAGGAGCAGGAGTACAATGCTTTTGGGCTAGGCTGGATGTATCGCGGTGATGTGTTCGGCCAAGCGTTCATTCGTAGCCAACTAAAAAGGCTAGATACGAATAACGCCTTACGCATCCGAAACTGCAACTTCCTCACGGAACACCTCTCTAAAATCAAAGGCATCGAAACACCGTATGTCCCGCCACAGTGCGAATCTGTCTTCTATAACTATGTGGTTGGCGTCAAACCGGACGAGTTAGAGCTTTCCGTCTCCCCCAGAGTCTTTCGTGAAAAGGTTCAAGAAGCGTTAGCCGCCGAAGGGCTGCACGTCGGACAGTGGCAAAGGAGGCCTGTACCGGCGCAGGAAATCTTTCAAGCCCGGATCGGCTACGGAAGAGGCTGCCCATGGACCTGTGGTCATGCCCAGCCGGTGGAATATCGAACAGAGGATTATCCCAACGCCACCGCGTTCATCGATTCCCATTTCTACCTTTTCGACGTGAATCCGCCAAATGACCTTGACCTCATGAAGTTGTACGTCGAAGCCTTTGAGAAGGTGATGGATAATCCCGATCAGTTGGTCGGATAGGCGTGTGGAAAAAAAAACAAAGAATGGATGAACCGGGAGAATCTTTCGCGTCAGAACGACGCAACTTATGAATGACCTGAAAGGAAAATTGATGGACAAAACAGTGAATTCGCCGACAAACGTTATCTTCTGCATCGGCGATGGAATGGGATTCGAGAAAATCAAGGCAGCTAGTATGTACGCCCGCGGCAAAACTGGGACACTCTCTTTTGAAGCGTTCCCCTATCAAGGCGAGGTGACGACACACTCAGCTGACTCCCCGACGACCGACTCAGCAGCAGCAGCAACCGCGATGGCGACCGGTTCCAAGGTCAACAACGGCGTCATCAGCACCGCTCTGCCGGGCGACGGCAGAGAGTTGTATACACTCTTGGAGTGCTTCAAGGATCAGGGCAAGAGCACAGGGTTGGTTTCCACAACCTTCATCACCCACGCCACACCAGCCGCCTTCGGTTCACACGAACCAAAACGAGGCAATCTGGCAGAGATCGCCGAGGATTACCTGAATCAGACCCGTCCGAATGTTTTGCTTGGCGGCGGTGGCAATGGGATGGCTGAAGAGGCAGCAGAAGCAGCTGGCTACACGGTTGTAACGAATCGAGACGAGCTCCTATCTCTGGAGACAGAAAACGTCGAGCGAGTTTCCGGTCAGTTTGGCGACACAAATCTACCCTATGAATTTGATGGACTTGGAGATTTACCGCACCTGTCCGAAATGACTGCAACCGCACTGAGGATATTAACGAAGAATCCAACAGGTTTCTTTCTGATGATTGAAGGTGGTCGTATTGATCACGCCGGACACTCTAACGACATTGAGCGCAACGTTTACGAGACGCTTGAGTTCTCTAGAACAGTGCAGATTGCATTTGACTGGGCGAAGGGACGCGAGGATACCCTCATTATTGTTACTGCCGACCATGAAACCGGTGGCTTGGAAGTTCTTGAAAACAACGGCATGGGTATTTTTCCAACCGTCTCTTGGTCTACCGGCGGTCATACGACAACAAACATCCCTGTATACGGTTGGGGAGCCAATGCAGCGTGCATCTCTGACGTGATGGATAACACCGATTTCTTTAACCTTGTGATGCACAACCAATCCGCGGAATAATAGCGCACCATCAGAATTGAAACGTGAGCAGCGAAGGTTCCCTCACCTCACGCTTCACGAAGGGAGATATTCTATGTACGATTCTGTTCGACATTTCGAGCAGCTTTGCGTTTCACGCATCATCACGGGAGGAGTGGCTTGCTTGGCGCGAAGTCCTCCTGCCCCGCCTGTGTCACGCGCTTGGATTAGACAAGATAGAGTTGGACTTGCAAGGCTATCAACCGAGGGCAGAGATGTCTCAATCCGAAGACATGGGGACGCATATTCGCGAGCAGTGGCATCTGTGGGTCGAGCCAACCGTGCCGTTACCGTTCTACCTGCTGCGTCCCAAAACACAGAGTGGCCCCTTACCATTGGTGCTCACACCGCACGGTCACAATCACCCACACATCTATGTCGGGATTGCCCACAGCGAAGAAGAAGAAAAGTCGATGTTGGAAGGGGAGCGGGACATCGCCCGTCAAGCGGTGGAGGAGGGGTATCTGGCGATTGCGCCAACCGTCCGCGCTTTTGGTGAAACGCGCACCGAGGGGGACAGGGAAAGTAACAAAACATCTTCGTGTCGAATCGCGTTGATGCACGGTCTATTGGTGGGGCGCACCCCCGTCGGGGAGCGTGTTTGGGACATTTCTCGCTTGATTGATTGGGCGTTGACACATCTGGACGTGGCAGCACAGCAGATTGCGATTACAGGAAATTCTGGCGGCGGTACTGTATCCCTGTTTGCTGCTGCTTGTGAACCTCGCATTTCGGTTGCTGTCCCTAGCAGCTATTTCTGTACCTTTCAGGGGAGCATTGGGTCAATCCATCACTGCGACTGCAACTATGTACCCGGCATAATGCGGCTAGGTGAGATGTACGATGTCGCCGGGTTAATCGCCCCGCGACCGTTTTCTGCAATTGCTGGGAGGGAAGATCCCATCTTTCCGATCGAGCACGTCAAATCCGCCTTTGAACATCTGCAGCAGGTCTATGCAGTCGCCGGCGTACCAGAAAACTGCCAACTCCATATCGGCGAAGGGGGACACCGCTACTACAAAGCAGGAGCTTGGCACTTTATCCGTCGGCATTTTCACGAAATAGCAACTAGAACTTCTTGAACACGGGACTGAGAGCGATTGTCACCCGCAGCGTAAACCGAT is part of the Candidatus Poribacteria bacterium genome and encodes:
- a CDS encoding DegT/DnrJ/EryC1/StrS family aminotransferase; this translates as MSEQLAIHGGQPIIPEGTIKPWPHITDADRQAVMEVLSSDSINEQRKIQSEALSQEWAATNSGTAALHMCIAALGIEPGDEVIVPAFTFWATAAAVLHHNAIPIFADIDPKTFCIDPAQIEAKLSERTKAVIAVHIHGMPADMDGVLAIAKQHGLKVIEDAAQAHGSRYKGMPCGAIGDVAGFSTQMSKTLTTGSEGGLFVTDDENYHKQAALLQYFGELVVPGRERQEQEYNAFGLGWMYRGDVFGQAFIRSQLKRLDTNNALRIRNCNFLTEHLSKIKGIETPYVPPQCESVFYNYVVGVKPDELELSVSPRVFREKVQEALAAEGLHVGQWQRRPVPAQEIFQARIGYGRGCPWTCGHAQPVEYRTEDYPNATAFIDSHFYLFDVNPPNDLDLMKLYVEAFEKVMDNPDQLVG
- a CDS encoding alkaline phosphatase, giving the protein MNDLKGKLMDKTVNSPTNVIFCIGDGMGFEKIKAASMYARGKTGTLSFEAFPYQGEVTTHSADSPTTDSAAAATAMATGSKVNNGVISTALPGDGRELYTLLECFKDQGKSTGLVSTTFITHATPAAFGSHEPKRGNLAEIAEDYLNQTRPNVLLGGGGNGMAEEAAEAAGYTVVTNRDELLSLETENVERVSGQFGDTNLPYEFDGLGDLPHLSEMTATALRILTKNPTGFFLMIEGGRIDHAGHSNDIERNVYETLEFSRTVQIAFDWAKGREDTLIIVTADHETGGLEVLENNGMGIFPTVSWSTGGHTTTNIPVYGWGANAACISDVMDNTDFFNLVMHNQSAE
- a CDS encoding acetylxylan esterase: MSSEGSLTSRFTKGDILCTILFDISSSFAFHASSREEWLAWREVLLPRLCHALGLDKIELDLQGYQPRAEMSQSEDMGTHIREQWHLWVEPTVPLPFYLLRPKTQSGPLPLVLTPHGHNHPHIYVGIAHSEEEEKSMLEGERDIARQAVEEGYLAIAPTVRAFGETRTEGDRESNKTSSCRIALMHGLLVGRTPVGERVWDISRLIDWALTHLDVAAQQIAITGNSGGGTVSLFAAACEPRISVAVPSSYFCTFQGSIGSIHHCDCNYVPGIMRLGEMYDVAGLIAPRPFSAIAGREDPIFPIEHVKSAFEHLQQVYAVAGVPENCQLHIGEGGHRYYKAGAWHFIRRHFHEIATRTS